One Psychrobacillus glaciei genomic region harbors:
- the xylB gene encoding xylulokinase, which translates to MKYVIGVDLGTSAVKILLVNQHGDVVLSVSKPYPIINEKTGYSEQNPKDWVEQTTTGLFELLKGFDGNIEAIEGISFSGQMHGLVLLDENNEVLRPAILWNDTRTTAECQRIYEVVGEKRLLDITKNPALEGFTLPKLLWVKDHEPQVFSKVITFVLPKDYLRYKITGKLQMEYSDAAGTLLMDVSKKEWSTEICELLGIEPSCCPPLVPSHSEVGKITAEFAEATGLSKSTRIFAGGADNACGAIGSGILEDGKTLCSIGTSGVVLSYEASDDKDFGGKVHYFNHGAPNSFYTMGVTLAAGYSLTWFKDTFARDESFDRLLADVGSVPVGSNGLLFTPYLVGERTPHADASIRASFIGIDSSHQRRDFVRAVLEGITFSLNESIHIFRENGKRIDTIVSIGGGALNDDWLQIQADIFDAKIIRLKSEQGPGMGAAMLAAYGCGWFDSLKDCANEFLKEDRQFQPNKSNVQKYKKLFSIYQDVYTQTKDMNKKLLDFRK; encoded by the coding sequence ATGAAGTATGTAATTGGGGTGGACTTAGGAACAAGTGCTGTTAAGATATTACTCGTTAACCAACATGGGGATGTAGTTTTAAGTGTATCGAAACCCTATCCGATAATTAATGAAAAAACGGGTTATAGTGAACAAAATCCGAAAGACTGGGTGGAGCAAACAACGACAGGGCTGTTTGAACTCTTAAAGGGTTTCGATGGGAATATAGAAGCGATTGAAGGAATCAGCTTTTCAGGGCAAATGCATGGCCTCGTACTACTTGATGAAAATAATGAAGTACTTCGACCTGCAATCCTTTGGAATGATACAAGAACAACGGCTGAGTGCCAGCGAATTTATGAAGTAGTCGGAGAAAAGCGCCTATTGGATATAACAAAAAATCCGGCATTGGAAGGATTCACTTTACCAAAATTACTTTGGGTTAAAGACCATGAGCCCCAAGTTTTCAGTAAGGTAATTACATTTGTGCTTCCGAAAGATTATTTGCGTTATAAAATTACAGGCAAACTGCAGATGGAATACTCTGACGCAGCTGGAACACTTTTAATGGATGTCAGTAAAAAAGAGTGGAGTACAGAAATCTGTGAGTTACTAGGAATTGAGCCGAGTTGTTGCCCTCCATTAGTTCCTTCCCATTCAGAAGTAGGGAAAATTACTGCCGAATTTGCAGAAGCAACTGGTCTTTCAAAATCAACCCGCATATTTGCTGGAGGTGCTGACAACGCTTGTGGTGCAATTGGATCAGGGATTTTAGAAGATGGAAAAACTCTTTGCAGTATTGGAACGTCTGGTGTTGTTTTATCATATGAAGCAAGTGATGACAAAGATTTTGGTGGGAAGGTACATTACTTTAACCACGGAGCTCCGAATTCATTTTACACAATGGGTGTGACACTAGCGGCTGGTTATAGCTTAACTTGGTTTAAGGATACTTTTGCTAGAGATGAATCTTTCGATCGTTTACTAGCGGATGTAGGGTCTGTCCCTGTTGGATCTAACGGATTATTATTTACTCCTTATTTAGTTGGTGAAAGAACGCCGCATGCAGACGCGTCAATTCGTGCAAGCTTTATTGGCATAGATAGTTCCCACCAACGAAGAGACTTTGTTCGGGCAGTTCTGGAAGGGATTACTTTTTCTTTAAATGAATCTATTCATATATTTCGCGAGAATGGTAAACGGATTGATACGATTGTATCGATTGGCGGTGGTGCATTAAATGACGATTGGCTTCAGATACAAGCAGATATTTTTGATGCAAAAATTATAAGACTTAAAAGTGAACAAGGGCCGGGAATGGGAGCCGCTATGTTAGCAGCCTATGGATGTGGCTGGTTTGATTCGTTAAAGGACTGTGCGAATGAGTTTTTGAAGGAAGATAGACAATTTCAACCAAATAAGAGCAATGTGCAAAAGTATAAAAAGCTGTTTTCTATATATCAAGATGTTTACACTCAAACAAAAGATATGAATAAAAAGCTTTTGGACTTCCGCAAGTAG
- the tlp gene encoding small acid-soluble spore protein Tlp, protein MGQNTPKPDDRSDNIEKLQDMSKNTIGNMEAAEESMGFLDGEEREALRQKNERRKKSLEGFRQEILDEAAARKNGYSQDE, encoded by the coding sequence ATGGGACAAAACACACCAAAACCGGATGATCGATCAGATAATATTGAAAAGCTACAGGATATGTCGAAAAATACAATTGGAAATATGGAAGCAGCTGAAGAATCCATGGGTTTTCTCGATGGTGAAGAACGAGAGGCACTCAGACAAAAAAATGAACGTCGCAAAAAAAGTCTAGAAGGTTTTCGACAAGAAATTTTAGATGAAGCTGCAGCGCGAAAAAATGGCTACTCACAAGATGAATAG
- the xylA gene encoding xylose isomerase — protein sequence MNYFQNIKRIEFEGATSTNPFAFKFYNPNEKIGDKTMEDILRYAVSYWHTFTMDGSDPFGVGTMNRPWNKYNGMDLAKARVDASFEFYEKMDVPFFCFHDVDIAPEGSSLRETNQNLDSIVSMIKDYMKDSKAKLLWNTANNFTHPRFVHGAATSSNADVFAYSAAKVKKGLEVGKELGAQNYVFWGGREGYETLLNTNMKLELDNLSRFYHMAVDYAKEIGFNAQFLIEPKPKEPSTHQYDYDVATAHAFLQSYGLEDHFKFNIEANHATLAGHTFEHELHYARINNMLGSVDANQGNLLLGWDTDEFPTDLWTTTLAMYEILKNGGLGKGGLNFDAKVRRSSFEPEDLFLAHIAGMDAFAVGLRVAQNLIDDKVLENIIKDRYKTYAEGIGLDIVEGKTDFHKLEAYALGLSDIKQTSGRLEQIKATINQYLLQAFAN from the coding sequence GTGAATTATTTTCAGAATATTAAAAGAATTGAATTTGAAGGAGCAACTTCAACAAATCCATTTGCGTTTAAATTTTATAATCCCAATGAAAAAATAGGGGATAAAACAATGGAAGATATTTTACGATATGCGGTCTCTTATTGGCATACATTTACAATGGATGGTTCAGATCCGTTTGGTGTAGGCACTATGAATCGTCCATGGAATAAATATAATGGGATGGATTTAGCGAAGGCGCGTGTAGATGCTTCATTTGAATTTTACGAAAAAATGGATGTACCATTTTTCTGTTTTCATGATGTCGATATAGCACCTGAAGGAAGTAGTTTAAGAGAGACGAACCAAAATTTAGATTCAATTGTAAGCATGATCAAAGACTATATGAAAGATAGTAAAGCAAAATTACTTTGGAATACAGCTAATAACTTTACTCATCCACGTTTTGTTCATGGTGCTGCTACTTCTAGTAATGCAGATGTTTTTGCTTATTCTGCGGCTAAGGTGAAAAAGGGATTAGAAGTTGGTAAGGAATTGGGAGCTCAAAACTACGTGTTTTGGGGTGGTCGAGAAGGCTATGAAACTCTTTTAAATACAAATATGAAGCTAGAATTGGATAACTTATCTCGTTTCTATCATATGGCGGTTGACTATGCAAAAGAAATTGGATTTAATGCTCAATTCTTAATTGAACCTAAGCCGAAAGAGCCTTCCACACATCAGTATGATTATGATGTAGCTACCGCCCATGCATTTTTGCAAAGTTATGGTCTTGAAGATCATTTCAAATTCAATATTGAAGCAAATCATGCAACATTGGCTGGTCATACATTCGAACATGAGCTCCATTATGCACGTATTAATAATATGTTGGGTTCAGTTGATGCAAACCAAGGTAATCTGCTACTTGGATGGGATACAGATGAGTTTCCGACAGATTTATGGACAACAACACTTGCTATGTATGAAATTCTTAAGAACGGAGGACTTGGCAAAGGTGGTTTGAACTTTGATGCGAAGGTAAGAAGATCGTCATTCGAGCCAGAAGATTTGTTCCTTGCACATATTGCGGGAATGGATGCTTTTGCAGTTGGTTTAAGAGTGGCGCAAAATTTAATTGATGATAAAGTTCTGGAAAATATAATCAAGGATCGTTACAAAACATACGCAGAAGGTATTGGGCTGGATATTGTGGAAGGAAAAACAGATTTTCACAAATTAGAAGCGTATGCACTAGGTTTATCGGATATTAAACAGACTTCGGGTCGTTTAGAACAAATAAAAGCTACAATTAATCAATATTTATTACAAGCTTTTGCTAATTAA
- a CDS encoding radical SAM/SPASM domain-containing protein, whose protein sequence is MKTFKKMYIEITSVCNLACSFCPPTSRKANIIKLDAFNNILDQIKDHTKYIYLHVKGEPLLHPRVDQLLDAAHAKGFKVNITTNGTLITKNRHKLLGKPALRQMNFSLHSFDGHEGSTNREQYLTTILNFAKEAAEQGVIISFRLWNLQRENATNEDIRRNQETLEILEKEFNLHYKIEEKVVPGSGIKIADRIYINQDHEFQWPSLLAPEDDGKGFCHALRSQAAILVDGTVVPCCLDGEGVINLGNINKTSFSEIVEGERANALYDGFTRREAVEEMCRKCGYRQRFGV, encoded by the coding sequence TTGAAAACATTCAAAAAAATGTATATTGAAATTACAAGTGTGTGTAATCTTGCATGTAGCTTCTGCCCTCCTACAAGTAGAAAGGCGAATATTATCAAACTTGATGCATTCAATAACATATTAGATCAGATCAAAGACCATACGAAATATATTTACCTTCATGTCAAAGGAGAGCCTCTTCTGCACCCAAGAGTTGACCAATTACTAGACGCTGCTCATGCAAAAGGGTTTAAGGTAAATATAACAACAAACGGTACACTTATTACAAAAAACAGGCATAAATTATTGGGAAAACCCGCACTTCGCCAAATGAACTTCTCGCTTCATAGTTTTGACGGCCATGAGGGATCGACAAATCGAGAACAATACCTAACAACCATTCTGAATTTTGCCAAAGAAGCCGCTGAACAAGGTGTCATTATTTCCTTCCGATTATGGAATCTTCAACGAGAGAATGCAACGAATGAAGATATAAGAAGAAACCAAGAAACGTTAGAAATCTTGGAAAAAGAATTTAACCTGCATTACAAGATTGAAGAAAAAGTAGTACCAGGCAGTGGGATTAAAATTGCAGATCGAATCTATATTAATCAGGACCACGAATTCCAATGGCCTAGTTTACTTGCACCAGAGGATGACGGTAAAGGATTTTGTCATGCCCTTCGCAGTCAAGCAGCTATACTCGTCGATGGAACCGTTGTACCTTGTTGTCTAGACGGGGAAGGTGTGATTAATCTCGGTAATATCAATAAAACCTCTTTCTCTGAAATTGTAGAGGGAGAACGAGCAAATGCCCTATACGACGGTTTTACACGAAGAGAAGCTGTAGAAGAAATGTGCAGGAAATGCGGTTATAGACAGAGATTTGGTGTTTAA
- a CDS encoding aldo/keto reductase encodes MNYRQIGDTDLKVSELSFGTWAIGGAWGRTDDQEALKALDYAIGNGVNFFDTADVYGNGKSEELLAVATKGKHAEVHIATKFCRAGDVHDPETYSMEVVTKYCEDSLRRLNRDQIDLFQVHCPPLEIIKNGYVFEVLDRLKNQGKIRYYGVSVETVEEGLLCLEQPNVSSLQVIFNLFRQKPLEVLFPKAMEKGVGILARVPLASGLLTGKFKADAQFEADDHRHFNREGKAFNVGETFAGLEFETGVGLSKKLAWIAENRGNMTRAALKWILEHDAISCVIPGFKNVAQVADNLEAVNTETYTKQEMLQLAQFYKEEVHNEIKGVY; translated from the coding sequence ATGAATTATCGTCAAATTGGTGACACTGATTTAAAGGTAAGTGAGCTTAGCTTTGGTACTTGGGCAATTGGTGGTGCTTGGGGAAGAACAGATGATCAGGAAGCGCTAAAAGCTTTGGATTATGCAATTGGCAATGGGGTAAATTTTTTTGATACGGCCGATGTGTATGGGAATGGTAAGAGTGAGGAACTTTTAGCAGTTGCAACGAAAGGTAAACATGCAGAAGTCCATATTGCTACTAAATTTTGCCGAGCAGGGGATGTACACGATCCCGAAACATATTCAATGGAAGTTGTAACGAAATACTGCGAGGATAGTTTAAGAAGACTGAATCGTGATCAAATTGATTTGTTTCAAGTTCATTGTCCTCCACTCGAAATAATAAAGAATGGTTATGTATTTGAAGTGCTTGATCGATTAAAGAATCAAGGTAAGATACGTTACTATGGTGTAAGTGTAGAAACGGTTGAAGAAGGTTTATTATGTTTGGAACAGCCAAATGTTAGTAGCTTACAAGTAATTTTTAATTTGTTCCGTCAAAAGCCACTAGAAGTATTATTTCCAAAAGCAATGGAAAAAGGTGTTGGAATTCTTGCGCGCGTTCCACTGGCAAGCGGATTATTGACAGGTAAATTTAAAGCTGACGCGCAGTTTGAAGCAGATGATCATCGCCATTTTAATAGAGAAGGAAAAGCATTTAATGTAGGAGAAACTTTTGCTGGTCTAGAATTTGAAACAGGAGTGGGACTAAGCAAAAAACTTGCTTGGATTGCTGAAAATAGAGGTAATATGACACGAGCAGCGTTAAAATGGATTCTTGAGCATGATGCGATTTCTTGCGTAATACCTGGTTTCAAAAATGTTGCTCAAGTAGCGGATAATTTGGAAGCGGTAAACACAGAAACTTATACGAAACAAGAAATGCTGCAATTAGCGCAGTTTTATAAAGAAGAAGTGCACAATGAAATCAAAGGTGTTTATTAA
- a CDS encoding M20 family metallopeptidase, producing MLTAWHKEIEEMYEQMVAWRRHLHENPELSYEEVETPQMIAQILEGYGIPVRTKVGGRGVVGKIEGAKPGPTIALRADFDALPIQDEKDVSYKSKVDGVMHACGHDGHTATLLAVAKVLNQHKDELAGNVILLHQHAEESSPGGASEMIADGCLDGVDYVFGTHLMSGLPVGTYNCTKGYAMASIDAFELKIQGKGGHGAMPHETIDAVVVGAQVINQLQSIISRRIDPIKPAVITVGSFHAGNASNVIADTAQLSATIRTFDKDVRQSIEHDIKQVIKHVSASYGATYELKYENGFPSLYNHELETDNVIQSITSTIEGIQFVDSPPSMASEDFAYYVQKVPGAFFFTGGRNEAIGASYPHHHPKFDFDERAMIYAGKGLLSVAYKYLVETVKDSVEIH from the coding sequence TTGTTAACAGCATGGCATAAAGAAATCGAGGAAATGTATGAACAAATGGTGGCATGGAGACGACATCTTCATGAAAATCCGGAACTTTCTTACGAAGAAGTAGAAACACCACAAATGATTGCACAAATTCTTGAAGGTTATGGTATTCCAGTTCGTACGAAAGTAGGTGGAAGAGGGGTTGTTGGAAAGATTGAAGGGGCTAAACCAGGTCCAACGATTGCTCTAAGAGCAGACTTTGACGCACTACCAATTCAAGATGAAAAAGATGTTTCGTATAAATCGAAAGTAGACGGTGTGATGCATGCTTGTGGACATGATGGACATACAGCCACATTATTAGCTGTTGCAAAAGTGTTAAATCAACATAAAGATGAACTTGCTGGAAATGTTATCTTACTTCATCAACACGCAGAGGAATCTTCCCCTGGTGGAGCATCCGAAATGATTGCAGATGGCTGCTTAGATGGTGTTGACTATGTTTTTGGTACACATCTTATGTCTGGGTTACCAGTTGGAACATACAACTGTACAAAAGGTTATGCGATGGCATCTATTGATGCATTTGAATTAAAAATTCAAGGAAAAGGCGGACACGGTGCAATGCCTCACGAAACAATTGATGCAGTCGTTGTTGGTGCTCAGGTTATTAACCAGTTGCAATCAATAATTAGCCGTCGCATCGATCCGATTAAACCAGCAGTGATCACTGTTGGATCATTTCATGCAGGAAATGCAAGCAATGTTATTGCGGATACCGCTCAATTATCTGCTACGATTCGTACGTTTGATAAAGATGTTCGTCAGTCCATTGAACATGATATTAAACAAGTAATCAAACATGTCAGTGCTTCATACGGAGCAACGTATGAACTAAAATACGAAAATGGATTTCCGTCATTATATAACCACGAACTAGAAACAGACAATGTCATTCAGTCGATTACATCCACAATTGAAGGAATTCAATTTGTGGATAGCCCACCATCTATGGCAAGTGAAGATTTTGCTTATTATGTACAAAAAGTGCCAGGAGCATTTTTCTTTACAGGTGGACGTAATGAAGCAATTGGTGCTAGTTATCCCCACCACCATCCGAAATTCGATTTTGATGAGCGGGCAATGATTTATGCAGGAAAAGGGCTATTAAGCGTTGCCTACAAATATTTAGTGGAAACAGTGAAAGACAGCGTAGAGATTCATTAA
- a CDS encoding Gfo/Idh/MocA family protein codes for MKKIRWGVLSTANIAQTQLIPAIIRAENAELLAISSRGSKVHVIASALSIPKAYESYEELLDDPEIDAVYIPLPNHLHKEWVFKASMQGKHVLCEKPVSLTSTEASEMVQTCHEQNVLFMEGFMYQLHPQHKRVKEILNSGEIGNIKLIKSSHSFNFEDRDNDIRMNKDMGGGSLYDVGCYSIHAIRYLSDAEPVKVQMSAEIDSKTGVDTSAFGYLKLDNGWTAIFDCSFDMTGRNEYEIVGTKGTIKVPFAFRPDFNGGIGRIIVEGNGINREEKIYGDLYRIEVEHFSNAILTNSIPEITGLSTINNMRVIEACYQSIQTGQFVEVE; via the coding sequence ATGAAGAAAATTCGTTGGGGAGTTTTAAGTACAGCAAACATCGCTCAAACGCAACTGATTCCGGCTATAATTCGAGCAGAAAATGCAGAATTACTTGCCATTTCAAGCAGAGGAAGTAAGGTCCATGTGATTGCATCCGCATTAAGTATTCCTAAAGCCTATGAGAGTTATGAGGAATTGCTGGATGATCCAGAGATTGATGCAGTATACATCCCTCTTCCAAACCATTTGCATAAAGAATGGGTTTTTAAAGCATCGATGCAAGGTAAACACGTACTCTGTGAGAAGCCAGTTTCGCTGACATCCACGGAGGCATCTGAAATGGTTCAAACATGCCATGAACAAAATGTACTGTTCATGGAAGGATTCATGTATCAACTGCACCCGCAGCATAAACGTGTGAAAGAGATATTAAACTCTGGAGAAATCGGCAATATTAAGCTAATAAAATCAAGTCATTCCTTTAACTTTGAAGATCGCGACAATGATATTAGGATGAATAAGGACATGGGCGGAGGCAGCCTATACGATGTTGGTTGTTATTCTATTCATGCAATTCGTTATTTATCAGATGCCGAACCAGTTAAAGTGCAGATGAGTGCAGAAATCGATTCTAAAACAGGGGTCGATACGAGTGCATTTGGTTATTTAAAACTAGATAATGGTTGGACTGCTATTTTTGATTGCAGTTTTGACATGACAGGAAGAAATGAATATGAAATTGTTGGTACAAAAGGAACAATCAAAGTTCCTTTTGCTTTTCGTCCTGATTTTAATGGTGGTATAGGTCGGATCATTGTAGAAGGAAATGGAATAAACCGTGAAGAAAAAATCTATGGTGATCTTTATCGGATAGAAGTGGAACATTTTTCAAATGCTATTTTAACAAATTCGATCCCTGAAATCACTGGACTATCTACTATTAATAATATGCGGGTAATAGAAGCATGCTATCAGTCAATCCAAACGGGACAATTCGTAGAAGTGGAATAA
- a CDS encoding aldo/keto reductase — protein MDFITLSNGLKIPQIGFGVWRVDNDTEAPGAVEEALRVGYRHIDTAAVYKNEEGVAKGIAASGVAREDIFLTSKIWNDDIRAGRTKEAFQESLDRLSTDYLDLCLLHWPVDGIVEAYRALVELYEEGKVKAIGVSNFKQHHLEQLKDAGLMTPMVNQIELHPQLPQKDFVAYLKAEGIHVEAWSPLMQGKFMEIDLFHELANKYDKTPSQIVLRWHLQLGHVALPKSVTPSRIQENLNVFDFELSSEDQAAIDAIATNERIGPDPDEIEF, from the coding sequence ATGGATTTTATTACACTTAGCAATGGTCTAAAAATACCACAAATTGGATTCGGAGTTTGGCGTGTTGATAACGACACAGAGGCGCCAGGAGCGGTTGAAGAAGCACTTCGCGTAGGTTATCGCCATATTGATACGGCTGCTGTTTATAAGAACGAGGAAGGTGTTGCGAAAGGTATCGCCGCTTCTGGTGTTGCACGCGAGGACATTTTCTTGACGTCTAAAATTTGGAATGACGACATTCGTGCTGGTCGTACGAAAGAAGCATTTCAAGAATCACTGGACCGTTTGAGTACCGATTACCTTGATCTATGCCTATTACACTGGCCAGTTGACGGTATTGTAGAGGCGTATCGTGCACTTGTCGAGTTATATGAAGAAGGTAAAGTGAAAGCTATCGGGGTATCAAACTTCAAACAGCATCATCTGGAACAACTGAAGGATGCCGGTTTAATGACACCAATGGTTAACCAAATCGAGTTACATCCTCAGTTGCCTCAAAAAGATTTTGTAGCTTACTTAAAAGCCGAGGGTATTCACGTAGAAGCTTGGAGCCCATTGATGCAAGGGAAATTCATGGAAATTGACTTGTTCCATGAATTGGCGAATAAGTATGATAAAACGCCATCCCAAATCGTACTTCGCTGGCATTTGCAATTGGGTCACGTTGCCTTACCAAAATCAGTGACACCAAGCCGTATACAAGAGAACTTAAACGTATTTGACTTTGAACTTTCTTCTGAAGATCAAGCCGCTATTGATGCAATCGCAACAAATGAACGCATTGGCCCAGATCCAGACGAAATCGAATTTTAA
- a CDS encoding aldose epimerase family protein yields MKLTKKLFGFINEQPVTLFTIKNNKGFEVSCMDYGCIITEILAPDRFGKIENTVLGFGSLEEYEGNSYFLGAVVGRFAGRIKRGSFNLEGNVYQVKTNENNNHLHGGHKGFSHVLWDSKVIKCEHKTAVEFSYFSPDGEEGYPGNLKMKVVYTIYNGSNDLVITYSGISDKKTLINVTNHTYFNLSGNLERDILDHELTIDSQQFIELNEELLPTGNLVPVDHSVFDFRQGRKISDGVESNHPQNILVGNGYDHPFLLNKSETHAIVLVDHESGRKLVLETTEPSVVLYTGNNLEGSYSTEGVELQNYLGVCLETQSPPDSIHHQHFQSSIVREGEVFKSKTKYSFGLI; encoded by the coding sequence ATGAAACTAACGAAGAAATTGTTTGGATTTATAAACGAGCAGCCAGTTACCTTGTTTACGATTAAAAATAACAAAGGTTTTGAAGTGTCTTGTATGGATTATGGTTGCATTATCACGGAAATATTAGCACCGGATCGCTTTGGAAAAATAGAAAATACCGTATTAGGATTTGGAAGTTTAGAAGAATACGAAGGAAATTCATACTTTTTAGGAGCAGTAGTAGGTCGATTTGCTGGGCGAATAAAGAGGGGGTCATTCAACTTAGAGGGAAATGTCTACCAAGTTAAAACAAATGAAAATAACAATCATTTGCATGGTGGACACAAAGGGTTTAGTCATGTTCTTTGGGATTCAAAAGTGATTAAATGCGAGCATAAGACAGCCGTTGAGTTTTCTTATTTTAGCCCTGATGGGGAAGAAGGCTATCCGGGAAACCTTAAAATGAAAGTAGTATATACCATTTATAATGGTAGCAATGATCTTGTCATCACCTATTCCGGTATTTCGGATAAAAAAACCTTAATAAATGTGACAAATCATACGTATTTTAATTTAAGTGGCAATTTGGAACGAGACATTTTAGACCATGAATTAACGATTGATAGCCAACAGTTTATCGAATTGAATGAGGAGCTACTGCCTACGGGAAATTTAGTTCCTGTCGATCATTCTGTTTTTGATTTTCGACAAGGCAGGAAAATTTCTGATGGAGTTGAATCGAATCATCCTCAAAATATACTAGTTGGAAATGGATATGATCATCCATTTTTGTTGAATAAAAGTGAAACGCATGCAATTGTTTTAGTTGATCATGAAAGTGGGCGTAAACTTGTGTTGGAGACTACAGAGCCGTCTGTTGTCTTGTATACGGGAAATAATTTGGAAGGATCTTATTCGACAGAAGGTGTAGAATTGCAAAACTATTTAGGGGTATGCCTGGAAACACAAAGTCCCCCTGACTCGATTCATCACCAACATTTTCAGTCGTCGATAGTAAGAGAGGGAGAAGTGTTTAAATCAAAAACGAAATATTCTTTTGGACTTATATAG
- a CDS encoding carbohydrate ABC transporter permease — MKRIGYFFLYFSLVVVALFQIVPLIWLFIFSLKDNREIFAGSPFALPSEFRWENYQKVWDGGIGVYFFNSVWITALAIFLTVLFASMATFAITRMKWKLSGFVLSVFIIGLMIPIHSALIPLYSMFLSVHLINNPLGVVITYTAYNLPITMMILLGFYYTLPREIEEAAVIDGCSVHRMFFQIILPMTIPVMSTTVVINMIYNWNEFVFVNTFISSEKYKTLTVGIQNFIGQYMTDWGAIGATLIISVLPIIIAFIFFSNKVVEGISASAVKG; from the coding sequence ATGAAGCGAATAGGTTATTTTTTTCTTTATTTCTCTCTGGTGGTCGTAGCGTTATTTCAAATCGTTCCGCTAATATGGCTTTTCATTTTCTCATTGAAAGATAACCGAGAAATATTTGCGGGATCTCCATTTGCGTTACCATCAGAATTTAGATGGGAGAACTACCAAAAGGTTTGGGACGGTGGAATCGGAGTTTATTTTTTCAATAGTGTTTGGATTACTGCCCTAGCAATATTCTTAACCGTATTGTTCGCAAGTATGGCAACTTTCGCTATCACTAGAATGAAATGGAAACTTAGCGGATTTGTGTTAAGCGTATTTATCATCGGTTTAATGATTCCAATTCATTCGGCCTTAATCCCGCTGTACAGTATGTTTTTAAGCGTCCATTTAATTAATAACCCGCTAGGTGTTGTTATTACATATACTGCATATAATTTACCGATTACTATGATGATTTTACTAGGGTTTTATTACACCCTACCACGTGAAATTGAAGAAGCCGCGGTTATCGATGGTTGTTCAGTCCATCGAATGTTTTTTCAAATAATTCTACCCATGACAATTCCAGTTATGTCTACTACTGTCGTAATCAATATGATTTATAATTGGAATGAATTCGTCTTTGTCAATACATTCATAAGTTCTGAAAAATATAAAACACTAACTGTGGGTATCCAAAACTTTATCGGTCAATACATGACGGATTGGGGAGCAATTGGAGCCACGTTAATCATTAGTGTATTACCGATTATCATTGCATTTATATTCTTTAGCAATAAAGTGGTGGAAGGAATATCCGCTAGTGCGGTTAAAGGTTGA
- a CDS encoding YesL family protein: protein MISTPSFIYNALEWITRFAYLNLLWILFSLVGGMIFGIFPATVAMFAISREWLTGNTDKPLLKSFWEHYRKDFIKSNILGLFIAVIVFFVVMDIYYIQANNNELLTWTYIPLFAFMLLFTMFLFYLFPAFVHYDLKVLQVIKNSFLFMLISPVNSLLIILCLVPLFFLMRAFPALAFIFGGSSYAFITMWLSLHVFKKLNKKSANVL, encoded by the coding sequence ATGATTTCTACTCCTAGCTTTATATATAATGCGTTGGAATGGATTACAAGATTTGCGTATTTAAATTTATTATGGATTCTCTTTTCGCTTGTTGGCGGCATGATTTTCGGCATATTTCCAGCTACAGTTGCTATGTTTGCCATTTCTCGAGAATGGTTAACAGGGAACACGGATAAGCCATTATTAAAATCATTTTGGGAGCATTATCGAAAAGACTTCATAAAAAGCAATATCTTAGGATTATTTATTGCGGTTATAGTCTTTTTTGTTGTAATGGACATTTATTATATTCAAGCTAATAATAATGAACTTCTAACCTGGACATACATTCCATTATTTGCATTTATGTTATTATTCACGATGTTTTTATTTTATCTATTTCCAGCATTTGTACATTACGATTTAAAAGTACTACAAGTTATTAAAAATTCTTTTTTATTTATGTTAATAAGTCCAGTCAATAGCTTATTAATCATCCTGTGCTTAGTACCTCTCTTTTTCTTAATGCGGGCTTTTCCTGCACTAGCATTTATATTTGGTGGAAGTTCCTACGCATTTATCACGATGTGGTTAAGTCTACACGTCTTCAAGAAGCTAAATAAGAAAAGTGCAAACGTCCTTTAA